The Spirochaetota bacterium genome segment AAGCAGGTAAAGTAAAAAGCCCGTTTGAGAGTTATTTTGGTGGCTCTAAGGCATATTTTGACAGTAACTATCGCCCACATTTAAAAATTACACTACACCAGTATTTCCTGCAATTGGGTGATACTTTAGAAGAATGCTGTCAAAGACTTTGTGCATACTGTAGGGGTGAACTTTTGCTCTGACCCCTATAAAAAAGCTATTGACACAATTTATACATTCTACAACGAATAATGTTATATCCTAAAAATTTAATGAGGACATAGTATGGGTGTATTACAAGCAGCTATAGCTGCAAAAGATGCTTCTATCTATCTTGCAGCTGTACCAACAAATATTAAAAATAATGCATTACAGACAATAGCACATGAATTAAAAAATAACACTGAAGCAATTATAAGGGCTAATGCTGTAGATATACAGCGAAGTACTGAGGAAAACCTGCCTTCACCATTGTTAAAACGTCTAAGATTTGATGAGACTAAAATTAATGAGGTCATTGCCGGTATAGAAAGCCTTATAAATCTTCCCGACCCTGTTGGCAATACCTTGCTTTCCACAGAGCTTGATGTTGCTCTGACACTCTACAAAGTAAGTTGCCCAATTGGTGTCATTGGTGTAATATTTGAATCCCGCCCTGACGCGCTGGTGCAAATTTCAACACTTTGCTTAAAAAGCGGCAATGCAGTGCTCTTAAAAGGTGGCAGTGAAGCAAAAGAAACCAATAAAATCCTTGCCAGTATAATTTATAATGCAGGTGTCAGAGCTGGCATACCACAAAACTGGCTTTCACTGCTTGAAACACGTGAAGATGTAACTGCGATGCTTAAAATGGACGATTACATTGATCTCATTATCCCTCGCGGTTCTAATGCATTCGTAAAATATATAATGGATAACTCACGCATACCGGTGCTGGGACATGCAGATGGTATCTGTCATTGCTACGTTGACAAAGATGCGGATATCGATATGGCTGTAAAAGTAGTAACAGATGCTAAGGTGCAGTATGTTGCAGTGTGTAATGCTACTGAGACATTGCTGGTACACAGAGCTATCGCCAATAAATTTTTGCCGTTGATTGAAATTGAACTTAAAAAATATAATGTTGAGTTAGTGGGGTGTCCCGAAACTCAGAAGATAATCAACGTAAACCCTGCAACCGAGGATGACTGGAAAACTGAATATCTTGATTACAAACTTTCAATTAAAGTTGTTGATGATGTTGACGATGCAATATCCCACATAAACAAATACGGCTCAAAGCACACAGATAGTATCATTACCGGCAACAGGGATACGGCAAAGAAATTCCTGGATTTGGTAGACTCAGGGAATGTGTTCTGGAACTGCTCAACACGCTTCAGTGATGGCTTTAGATACGGATTTGGTGCTGAAGTTGGTATAAGCACATCTAAAATCCATGCACGAGGACCAGTTGGCCTTGATGGACTTGTAATCTATAAGTATAAATTGATTGGTAATGGCCATATTGTTGACGATTTTGCCAAGGGGAAACGAAAATTCACACACAAAAAGTTAAATACCCAGTGCCCATTGTAACAACACATCACACTTCTTCTTTAACTTTTACAAGAAGATCTCTACCCATGTGCGATAGCTCCTGCGATGTGTTACTGATATCCTCTGCCACTGCCATATTATTCTGAATCAGAGTATTGATACTTGCAATAGAATTGGATATTTCGGCAATAATTTCATTATGTCGATTGGTATCTTCGGCAATTTGTTGTGACAATGTTTGTGAACTGGCAACTTGATTCTGAATTGCTTCTTTAATCTTTTCCTGATTGTCAATGTGTGTAAAGATATCCTGCATACCATTGCGTACAGTATTTAACGTGGTAACAATTTCCTGAAATAAATTAATAATTGTTGCAACACCATTATTGGTAGTTTCTACACTGTGAATATTGGATTGTATATTAACATTAATTTCTTTCAGGCTCATAACCGATTGCTCAGATAGCTTGTTGACCTCATCAGCAACCACTGCAAATCCTCTTCCTGCCTCACCTGCGCGTGCAGCTTCAATTGATGCGTTTAATGCAAGCAATTGAATTTTATCAAATATATCCTGCAAAATGTTCATGATTGATGTAAGCCTGCCAGAGCTTTCAAGCAATGTTTGTGCATTATGGTTAACCACCTGTATAGCCTGTTCACCTTTTTGAGTAATAGATAATATTGAGGTAAATGCATTTGATATTTCAACCGAACGGTTTTTCAATACATCAATCTCATGAGCCAGTGAATCAATTGTGTCAAAAAGAGTTTTCAATCCAGTATGTTGCCTTCCAACATTTTGGTTTACATTCCCAAATCCATTGGATACTTCCTGTGTAGAAGCTGTAATCTCTTCAACTGCAGAAGCTTGGTCCTGTATATTTTGTAAAAAGTCTTTCAATTTGCTTGAAATGAGCTCTGACACTGAAATCATCTTATTTGATATATTTTCAATTATGCCGTGCAGGTTTTTCATTACATCTATCTGCTGTACTGTTTTGTTTTTTTCCTCATCAAGGGATGCTATGACCTTATTAAATGATGTTATCGTCATCATAACAATAAGGTACGAAAGTGTAAGGGCTGCGGAACTGTCAATTAATCCTATTTTCAAAGCTTCTGCAATTTTTCCTTCTACTTGATCTGCATGTATTAAATAAAACCCAAACAATGCTATCATATATGCACCATATATAATAGAGGCAATCAATTTCGTAGAAAAAGCAGAAGCAAATAACATTGTTGCAAACATAAAATAGACCATTGTCACAAAACCAACGTGAGCAGCTTTAGTAAATAATCCCACTAAAACTACCAGAGAACATAGGATTACTAGAATATTTGATGCTAATTGCAATTTACCCTTTTTAATGTAATACATCGTAATTATTGACACTATCGTAGCAGGTACTGCGGATTGCAAAAACCCTACTCCACGCTCAACACTTATAAATATAAATGACAGTAAAACTCCAATATTAAGTAATATAATGACTGTTAATGCAAATACAAAAACCAGGAATGCTTTCCTGCGTGTCAAAAAATCACTTTTTTCATATTTTGAAAAAAAGAACTGTGAAAACCCTGACATATCCTCACCTCAAATATTATTGTAGTTATTTTTTTCTTCTTTAAGCAATAACAGTAAATAAAAACTTAGTCAATTATTATTTTACCCAGATAACATTACTCAGATGTGACAACTGCAAACCGCTCAGACTTATCAAACATGC includes the following:
- a CDS encoding methyl-accepting chemotaxis protein; protein product: MISVSELISSKLKDFLQNIQDQASAVEEITASTQEVSNGFGNVNQNVGRQHTGLKTLFDTIDSLAHEIDVLKNRSVEISNAFTSILSITQKGEQAIQVVNHNAQTLLESSGRLTSIMNILQDIFDKIQLLALNASIEAARAGEAGRGFAVVADEVNKLSEQSVMSLKEINVNIQSNIHSVETTNNGVATIINLFQEIVTTLNTVRNGMQDIFTHIDNQEKIKEAIQNQVASSQTLSQQIAEDTNRHNEIIAEISNSIASINTLIQNNMAVAEDISNTSQELSHMGRDLLVKVKEEV
- a CDS encoding glutamate-5-semialdehyde dehydrogenase, which translates into the protein MGVLQAAIAAKDASIYLAAVPTNIKNNALQTIAHELKNNTEAIIRANAVDIQRSTEENLPSPLLKRLRFDETKINEVIAGIESLINLPDPVGNTLLSTELDVALTLYKVSCPIGVIGVIFESRPDALVQISTLCLKSGNAVLLKGGSEAKETNKILASIIYNAGVRAGIPQNWLSLLETREDVTAMLKMDDYIDLIIPRGSNAFVKYIMDNSRIPVLGHADGICHCYVDKDADIDMAVKVVTDAKVQYVAVCNATETLLVHRAIANKFLPLIEIELKKYNVELVGCPETQKIINVNPATEDDWKTEYLDYKLSIKVVDDVDDAISHINKYGSKHTDSIITGNRDTAKKFLDLVDSGNVFWNCSTRFSDGFRYGFGAEVGISTSKIHARGPVGLDGLVIYKYKLIGNGHIVDDFAKGKRKFTHKKLNTQCPL